The following proteins are encoded in a genomic region of Paralichthys olivaceus isolate ysfri-2021 chromosome 23, ASM2471397v2, whole genome shotgun sequence:
- the ccdc3a gene encoding coiled-coil domain-containing protein 3a, with amino-acid sequence MFSATLLLTALCVFAHMDTFTHGCQLPSEWRPLSEGCRAELAEIIVYARVLALHREPLGGGAGSLYNSLSFGFGYGYEGAEEGLLYSAEVELLCDQAWGSMLEVPSGSRLNLTGLGYLSCQSHTVMENYSYFFFLRMDENYNILPHGVNFQDAIFPDTSENRRTFSSLFQFSNCTQGSQPFHTFSPEWDTQEDNRLMCSSVQGALFEEEERGRKLQERLAAAERRNRQLKERVRKVKRSLRNARKATRKAEQEVQELQEKLKAAERREGHHLNAITQEEPPPSRYASTAMRQRMQL; translated from the exons ATGTTCTCCgccactctcctcctcactgcgcTCTGCGTCTTTGCGCACATGGACACTTTTACGCACGGCTGCCAGCTGCCCTCCGAGTGGCGGCCGCTGAGCGAAGGCTGCCGAGCGGAGCTGGCGGAGATCATCGTGTATGCCCGGGTCCTGGCGCTCCACCGGGAGCCCCTAGGCGGCGGGGCGGGCAGCCTGTACAACTCGCTGTCCTTCGGGTTCGGGTACGGCTACGAGGGCGCAGAGGAAGGGCTGCTGTACTCGGCggaggtggagctgctgtgCGACCAGGCTTGGGGCAGCATGCTGGAGGTACCATCCGGATCCAGGCTCAATCTCACTGGGCTGGGGTACCTGTCCTGCCAGTCCCACACGGTGATGGAGAACTACTCctacttcttcttcctcag GATGGACGAGAACTACAACATCCTCCCCCACGGCGTCAACTTCCAGGACGCCATCTTCCCAGACACCTCTGAGAACAGGCGCACGTTCTCCAGCCTCTTCCAGTTCTCCAACTGCACCCAAGGGAGTCAGCCGTTCCACACCTTCAGCCCTGAGTGGGACACCCAGGAGGACAACAGG CTGATGTGCTCCTCggtgcagggggcgctgtttgAAGAGGAGGAGCGAGGCCGCAAGCTGCAGGAGCGCCTCGCCGCGGCGGAGAGGAGGAACAGGCAGCTGAAGGAGCGTGTTCGCAAGGTGAAGCGCTCCCTGAGGAACGCCCGCAAGGCCACGCGCAAGGCCgagcaggaggtgcaggagctgcaggagaagctgaAGGCCGCGGAGCGTAGAGAGGGGCACCACCTCAACGCCATCACGCAGGAGGAGCCTCCACCTTCGCGTTATGCGAGCACAGCGATGCGCCAGCGAATGCAGCTTTAA
- the camk1da gene encoding calcium/calmodulin-dependent protein kinase type 1D has product MARENGDAGRGETWKKQVDDIKKRFDFKELLGTGAFSEVVLAQEKLTGRMFAVKCIPKKALKGKESSIENEIAVLRKIKHENIVALEDIYESPDHLYLIMQLVSGGELFDRIVEKGFYTEKDASTLIRQVLDAVHYLHKMGIVHRDLKPENLLYFNPQDESKIMISDFGLSKMEGSGDVMSTACGTPGYVAPEVLAQKPYSKAVDCWSIGVIAYILLCGYPPFYDENDSKLFEQILKADYEFDAPYWDDISDSAKDFISSLMEKDPTKRFTCEQALRHPWIAGDTALCKNIHESVSRQIRKNFAKSKWRQAFNATAVVRHMRRLQLGSSMGSSMDASNQPTRQSQAQKPAQSSSQAVQNQSAQSQNTAQSTNIAASKTSSTDNNIAAPRKECVTAPVTPCSLASAASSPATGAELNRPHPSAVPAPVLTETK; this is encoded by the exons AGGAGCCTTTTCAGAGGTGGTCCTGGCCCAGGAGAAGCTGACCGGCCGGATGTTTGCGGTGAAGTGCATCCCCAAAAAGGCCCTGAAGGGGAAGGAGAGCAGCATCGAGAATGAGATCGCTGTGCTGAGGAA GATCAAGCACGAGAACATTGTGGCTCTGGAGGACATCTATGAGAGTCCCGACCACCTCTACCTGATCATGCAGCT GGTTTCAGGTGGCGAGCTGTTCGACCGCATCGTGGAAAAAGGTTTCTACACGGAGAAGGATGCGAGCACGCTGATCCGACAAGTCCTGGACGCAGTTCACTACCTGCACAAGATGGGCATCGTGCACCGAGATCTAAAG ccagAGAACTTGTTGTATTTTAATCCTCAAGATGAGTCAAAGATCATGATTAGCGACTTTGGTCTTTCCAAGATGGAGGGCAGTGGTGACGTCATGTCCACTGCCTGCGGTACTCCAGGATATGTGG CTCCAGAGGTTCTCGCTCAGAAGCCGTACAGTAAGGCAGTGGACTGCTGGTCCATCGGAGTGATCGCCTACATCCT GCTGTGTGGTTATCCCCCGTTCTACGATGAAAACGACTCCAAGCTCTTTGAACAGATCCTGAAAGCCGACTACGAGTTTGACGCCCCGTACTGGGACGACATATCAGACTCAG CCAAGGATTTCATCAGCAGTCTGATGGAAAAGGATCCAACCAAGCGTTTCACCTGTGAACAGGCACTCAGACACCCTTG GATCGCTGGGGATACGGCTCTCTGCAAGAACATCCATGAGTCAGTGAGCCGACAGATCAGGAAGAACTTCGCCAAGAGTAAATGGAGG CAAGCGTTCAATGCCACCGCAGTGGTTCGGCACATGAGGCGGCTGCAGCTTGGCAGCAGCATGGGCAGCAGCATGGACGCCTCCAACCAGCCGACCAGGCAGAGCCAGGCGCAGAAGCCGGCCCAGAGCTCGAGCCAGGCGGTTCAGAACCAGTCAGCTCAGAGCCAAAACACAGCGCAGAGCACCAACATAGCCGCCAGCAAAACCTCTTCCACTGACAACAACATAGCAGCGCCACGCAAGGAAT GCGTGACTGCGCCCGTCACACCCTGCAGTCTGGCGTCCGCGGCCTCGTCTCCCGCCACCGGGGCAGAGCTGAACCGGCCACATCCCTCAGCGGTGCCGGCCCCAGTGCTCACGGAGACCAAGTGA